CGTCCATGTCAAATAACACGGCGGCAGCTGTGTTGGTGATATTATGCATACTCGGTTTCCTTATTATTAGTTTGACTCGTTTGACTTAGTCTGGACGCGACGGCAATTTGTCCTAAAGAGATCCCTCCATCATTAGTGGGTACAAGTTGATGGCAGTAAGCTTCAAATCCTGCCGCGTGTAATCGGTCAAGAGCATTGATGAGAAGAAACTCATTACAAAAAACCCCGCCGCTTAATACCACTTGCCGTGTTTTTGCGTGCACAGACAAACGGATGCAGACCGCGGTAATAATCTCTACGATGGTCGAATGAAAGCGTCGGCTTAACTCAGGTAAATCGAGAGGCCGTGTTGTCAGTGCTGAAATCAATTCGTGGACCAACGGGCGATAATCCACTTCGAGATGGCCTTCTGATTCCACAATCGAGAAGGCAAAAGGTTGCGCCATATGAAGAGCGCATTGCAACAACGCTTCTAATTCAATGGCGGCCTGCGCTTCGTATTCAATATGCGTACAAATACCCATTAATGCGGAGATGCCATCGAAAAGTCGACCGATGCTGCTGGTTACAGGCGTGTTGATCCTGCGCATAGCCATTTTGGCGAAGACGTCACGCTGTTGAGCCGGCAACGTGCTTAGACCTGGAATTGAGGATTCAGGAATATGCTCGCCGAAAATTTCTGTTAATAGCGAAATAGCGATCCGGATGGGTTCTTTAACCGCGCTGTCACCGCCTGGTAAAGCGATGTGGCGCAGATGTGCTGCACGTTCAACGCTTCTGGTATCCCCCACAAGAAATTCGCCACCCCAGATTGCGCCATCAGTGCCGTAACCCGTACCGTCGAATACTACGCCAATCGTTTTTCCTCTGAGTCCGTTCTCGGCCATACACGCAGCCATATGCGCATGATGATGCTGTACCTGAATAACCCGCAGCTGCGATTGCTCCAGCGCATTGCGCGTTGAGCGAAACGCCGGATGAAGGTCACAGGCCACAATCGTTGGCTCAATATCGAGGAGCTTTTGCAGGTGATTGACGCACGCAAGGTGTGATTTAAACGTAAGGTCATTTTTGAGATCGCCAATGTGTTGACTCATAAACTGTAGTGGTCAACTAAAACTGGCCACGGCTTTAGAGTTTTTCCAGTATCGGTTTTCCGATTCGTTTGGGGGCAACCCACCGTTATAGTCATGCGGCCTTAGCGAGCTGTAATACCCGACGATATAGTCTGTGATCGCATGAGCAGCATCGCTAAAGTTTATATAACCTGTCACTGGCACCCACTCGTTTTTCAGACTACGGAAGAAGCGTTCCATCGGGCTGTTGTCCCAACAGTTTCCACGTCGGCTCATACTCTGCCTGATCTGGCAACGCCACAGTAACTGCCGGAACTGCCTGCTTGTATAGTGGCTACCCTGGTCACTGTGGAACATCACTCCGACTGGTTTACCGCGAGCTTCCCACGCCATTTCCAGCGCTCTGATGGTCAGCTTGCTATCCGGCGAGAATGACATTGCCCAGCCCACTGGTTTCCTTGCGAACAGATCGAGAACAACTGCAAGGTAAGCCCAACGCTTGCCTGTCCAGATGTACGTCACATCGCCGCACCACACCTGGTTAGGTTCTGTCACTGCGAACTGTCGCTCAAGGCGATTCGGGATAGCGATGTGTTCATGACCAACACGTTTATACCGGTGGGTAGGCTGCTGACAACTCACCAGCCCCAGTTCTTTCATGAGCCTGCCAGCAAGCCAGCGTCCCATTCTGAAGCCTCTCAGGGTTGCCATAATGGCGATACTTCTTGCGCCAGCAGAGCCATGGCTGATGTTATGCAGCTCCCGAACCTGGCTGCGTAACACAGCTCGCCAGCCGTCTGGCTTTTCGGCGCTTTTCTCCCAGTATTTGTAGCTACTGCGATGAACCCCGAACACGTGGCAGAGTGTGACCACAGGATACTGCGCTCTGAGTTTCCCGATTAACGAGAATTGTTCAGGGAGTCTGACATCAAGAGCGCGGTAGCCTTTTTTAATATGTCGTTTTCCATTTCAATGCGTTGTAGCTTTTTCTTCAGCTCACGTATTTCAATCTGTTCCGGGGTTATAGGGGAGGCTTTAGGTATTTTGCCCTGTCGTTCATCCCGCAACTGCTTTACCCATCGCGTCATGGTAGAAAGACCCACATCCATAGCACTGGCCGCAGCTGCAACGGTGTAGTTCTGATCAAGGACCAGTTGAGCGGATTCACGTTTAAACTCTGCGCTGAAATTTCTTTTTTTCATTGAGGCACCTGTAATGTTCTGAGGTGAGCATATCACCTCTGTTCAGGTGGCCAAATTCAGTAAACCACTACAAACACCTTATTACCTTTAGCAATGCTAACGGTGGTTTTCAGTTCCGCCCCGAGAGCGATGATCGGATCAACGTTGAAAGGAAGGTGGACAGGGTAGGGGGCATAACCTCGTGAACGTCGCAGGAATGAAAGGTGGTTACGATGAGCCATAACGCGGACCACTGAATCATCGATACGCGTGTGAATATCACGATCGTTAAGAATAAAATAGTCCGCGATTTCGCCCAACTGCGCAATTGCACTCACATTATCAAATACGATAGGGTGGCCTGAAAGATTGCCGCTGGTCATCACCAGCGCTGGCATTGTGGCATCTTCTAGCATTAAATACTGAAGCGGCGTTGATGGCAGCATGACGCCAATATTCGGATTATGCGGTGCGATGATTTCCGGCATCGTACTGCGGCGTTTACGCAGCAGTACGATGGGGCGCTCTACACTTTCCAGGTGTTTTCTTTCCTGAGCGTTGACGTGGACTATTTGTGCCGCGTTGTCCGCGTCCCTTACCATAATGGCAAAAGGTTTTGCATCTCTACGTTTGCGTTGCCTCAGTTGCGAAACCGCATCTTCATTACTCGCATCAACAACCAGATGAAAACCGCCAAGGCTTTTAATCGCAATAATCGCCCCTTCGTGTAGTCTTGCTATGGCAAATTTGACGATATCATCTGTTATTACGGTCTCGCCATTACGTGACCTCAGATCCAGTTTTGGTCCGCATGCGGGGCAGGCATTGGGTTGCGCGTGATAACGACGATTATCGAGATCGTCATACTCATGCTGACAGGCCGGGCACATTGCAAAGGCTTGCATTGTTGTTTGTGAACGGTCATAGGGCATTGCCTGGATAATTGAATATCGCGGCCCGCAGTTTGTGCAATTAATAAAAGCGTACCGATAGCGCGGGTTCTGCGGATCAAACATTTCGTTCAGACAATCCTGACAGACGTTTGAGTCTGGCGGGATAATGGTATCCATCTTCGCAAGCTGACGGCTTTTACGGATACTAAACTCTGCGTAACGTTGATCCGAATTTTCTCGCGGTACCTCCACAATACCATTGATGCGGGCCATTGGCGGCGGGTTAGATGCCAGCTCATCAATAAGCTGCGCGATATTGTCTGATGTAGCCTGTAGTTCCAGTAACACGCCTTCGGAATCATTGAGAACCCAGCCGGTCGCGGCAAAGGTGCGAGCCAGTCGATGGACGAAAGGACGAAACCCGACTCCCTGGACAATTCCGCAAATGCGGTAACGTCGGGTTTCCAGAGCGCCGCCTTGCTCAGCAGAGTCGTGGCAATTCTGCACCATAGAGCTCCTCTATTATTGTCGATACGGTTCCATCCTGCTCAAGCATGCTGACTCTCACTTCTGGCGTTGCTAATACCTCGCCAATAATGGCGGCTTTTTGGCCAAGTGGGTGCGTCTTTAATAGTCTGAGCACGTCTTCTGCGCTGTCTGGTTCGACAAACAGGCAAAGGCATCCCTCGTTTGCAAGATTGATGACATCGACGCCCAGCATATTTGCCGCCATCGCCGTTTCAGGCTGGATGGGTAAAGATTGCCGTTCGCAGCGCATTTCATGCTTTGCTGCACGGGCATGTTCATGGAGTACCGCGGAAAGTCCACCGCGAGTGACATCTCTCATCGAGGCAATTTTCCCGGCAGGAACGGCATCGATAAGCTGGTGAATCATCGCGTTGAGAGGGGCGCAGTCGCTGAGAATATTTCGTTCAAACCCCAGACCTTCACGCAGAGATAACAAATGAATGGAGTGATTCCCAATAAAACCACTGAGGATGATTTTTTGTCCTGGGCGCACGTTTTTGATTGAAACGGGGGCGCGCTCAATAACGCCGACGCCTGCTGTATTGATGAACAAGCGATCTGCCTCACCCTTGCCGACAACTTTCGTGTCTCCGGCAACAATTTTGACGTCTGCAGCAATGGCTGTATCGCGAACTGACTCAATAATGGCGCTCAGTTCAGATATGGGCATACCGTCTTCAATAATGAGACTCAGCGTCAGATACAGCGGACGTGCGCCACTTACCGCAAGATCGTTAACGGTACCGCATACGGCAATTTTACCGATATCCCCATTGCCAAAGATCAGCGGAGTGACAACAAAAGAATCTGTAGTAAATGCAATTTGTCGGGACGGTAACTCCAGTAACGCGCTGTCTTCCATGGTTCCCAGATAAGTATCGCCCAAAATTTCCGCAATTAATTCGACCAGTTCCCTGCTCAGGCGAGCGCCCGTGCCATGGTCCAGAACGACGGTATCTGTTGGTTTCATTGCTTGTGTTAATGGACTTTTCATGCGGTTTTCCTTTCGTTGCGCTCAGGAAGATCGTCATGTTTTGCTAG
This window of the Citrobacter freundii ATCC 8090 = MTCC 1658 = NBRC 12681 genome carries:
- the hypF gene encoding carbamoyltransferase HypF; this translates as MVQNCHDSAEQGGALETRRYRICGIVQGVGFRPFVHRLARTFAATGWVLNDSEGVLLELQATSDNIAQLIDELASNPPPMARINGIVEVPRENSDQRYAEFSIRKSRQLAKMDTIIPPDSNVCQDCLNEMFDPQNPRYRYAFINCTNCGPRYSIIQAMPYDRSQTTMQAFAMCPACQHEYDDLDNRRYHAQPNACPACGPKLDLRSRNGETVITDDIVKFAIARLHEGAIIAIKSLGGFHLVVDASNEDAVSQLRQRKRRDAKPFAIMVRDADNAAQIVHVNAQERKHLESVERPIVLLRKRRSTMPEIIAPHNPNIGVMLPSTPLQYLMLEDATMPALVMTSGNLSGHPIVFDNVSAIAQLGEIADYFILNDRDIHTRIDDSVVRVMAHRNHLSFLRRSRGYAPYPVHLPFNVDPIIALGAELKTTVSIAKGNKVFVVVY
- a CDS encoding IS3 family transposase (programmed frameshift), which translates into the protein MKKRNFSAEFKRESAQLVLDQNYTVAAAASAMDVGLSTMTRWVKQLRDERQGKIPKASPITPEQIEIRELKKKLQRIEMENDIFKKGYRALDVRLPEQFSLIGKLRAQYPVVTLCHVFGVHRSSYKYWEKSAEKPDGWRAVLRSQVRELHNISHGSAGARSIAIMATLRGFRMGRWLAGRLMKELGLVSCQQPTHRYKRVGHEHIAIPNRLERQFAVTEPNQVWCGDVTYIWTGKRWAYLAVVLDLFARKPVGWAMSFSPDSKLTIRALEMAWEARGKPVGVMFHSDQGSHYTSRQFRQLLWRCQIRQSMSRRGNCWDNSPMERFFRSLKNEWVPVTGYINFSDAAHAITDYIVGYYSSLRPHDYNGGLPPNESENRYWKNSKAVASFS
- the hypE gene encoding hydrogenase expression/formation protein HypE, whose translation is MKSPLTQAMKPTDTVVLDHGTGARLSRELVELIAEILGDTYLGTMEDSALLELPSRQIAFTTDSFVVTPLIFGNGDIGKIAVCGTVNDLAVSGARPLYLTLSLIIEDGMPISELSAIIESVRDTAIAADVKIVAGDTKVVGKGEADRLFINTAGVGVIERAPVSIKNVRPGQKIILSGFIGNHSIHLLSLREGLGFERNILSDCAPLNAMIHQLIDAVPAGKIASMRDVTRGGLSAVLHEHARAAKHEMRCERQSLPIQPETAMAANMLGVDVINLANEGCLCLFVEPDSAEDVLRLLKTHPLGQKAAIIGEVLATPEVRVSMLEQDGTVSTIIEELYGAELPRLC